The following are from one region of the Trueperaceae bacterium genome:
- a CDS encoding YeeE/YedE thiosulfate transporter family protein: MGIETWLTSPWPWWLAGPLIGAVVPLLLWIGNKAFGVSSSLRHACAILPGGPAYFRYAWRDVGGWNLLFALGIVLGGAVAALGQAPLTVASATRDALAAYGVTPDGGLAPAALASADALRRPAVWAFLLAGGFLVGFGARWAGGCTSGHAITGLATRQLPSLLAVIGFFAGGLVGTHLLLPVLLPALTGGGAA; this comes from the coding sequence ATGGGTATCGAGACCTGGCTCACGTCGCCGTGGCCGTGGTGGCTGGCCGGCCCCCTCATCGGGGCGGTCGTGCCGCTGTTGTTGTGGATCGGCAACAAGGCGTTCGGCGTCTCCTCCTCGCTGCGGCACGCCTGCGCGATCCTGCCCGGCGGGCCGGCGTACTTCCGCTACGCCTGGCGCGACGTCGGCGGGTGGAACCTCCTCTTCGCCCTCGGGATCGTGCTGGGCGGCGCCGTCGCCGCCCTCGGCCAGGCCCCCCTCACCGTGGCGTCCGCCACGCGCGACGCGCTCGCGGCGTACGGCGTGACGCCCGACGGCGGTCTCGCCCCCGCCGCGCTCGCCTCCGCCGACGCGCTGCGCCGCCCCGCGGTCTGGGCGTTCCTGCTCGCCGGAGGCTTCCTGGTGGGGTTCGGGGCGCGGTGGGCGGGCGGCTGCACGTCGGGGCACGCCATCACCGGGCTCGCCACCCGCCAGCTCCCCTCCCTCCTCGCGGTGATCGGTTTCTTCGCCGGCGGGCTGGTCGGGACGCACCTGCTGCTGCCGGTCCTGCTGCCGGCGTTGACCGGCGGGGGTGCCGCATGA
- a CDS encoding HesA/MoeB/ThiF family protein translates to MSRATHASFGSERRERFARHLVLPELGPEGQAALAEARILVVGLGGLGAPVTAYLAGSGLAGLTLVDGGEVRRADLHRQILYREADLGAPKVDVAAARAREVDGALHVTPHATTFGPDTGRDLVRGHDVVIDATDNPATRYLVSDACVLEDVPLVFGSVSRLEGQVARLVRDRSEHGADWRRAPCYRCLHPTAPPPDSIPSCAEAGVAGPAAGVIGSWMALEALRLAAGTVPAAPEGLLHLDLGTWTTQRIRIGPQPGCAICGTSPTIDALHLDAQACLAGDGYPG, encoded by the coding sequence GTGAGTCGCGCGACGCACGCGAGTTTCGGTTCCGAGCGCCGCGAGCGCTTCGCTCGGCACCTGGTCCTCCCCGAGCTCGGGCCGGAGGGACAGGCCGCCCTCGCCGAGGCGCGCATCCTCGTCGTCGGCCTGGGCGGACTCGGGGCGCCGGTCACGGCCTACCTGGCGGGCAGCGGCCTGGCGGGCCTCACGTTGGTCGACGGTGGCGAGGTTCGCCGCGCGGACCTGCACCGCCAGATCCTGTACCGAGAGGCGGATCTCGGCGCGCCGAAGGTCGACGTGGCCGCCGCCCGCGCCCGGGAGGTCGACGGCGCGCTGCACGTGACGCCGCACGCCACCACCTTCGGGCCCGACACCGGGCGTGACCTCGTGCGGGGGCACGACGTCGTCATCGACGCGACCGACAACCCGGCCACGCGCTACCTGGTGTCCGACGCCTGCGTCCTCGAGGACGTGCCGCTGGTGTTCGGCTCGGTCTCGCGCCTCGAGGGACAGGTCGCGCGCCTGGTGCGCGACCGCAGCGAGCACGGCGCGGACTGGCGACGCGCCCCCTGCTACCGGTGCCTCCACCCGACGGCACCCCCCCCCGACTCGATCCCCTCCTGCGCGGAGGCCGGCGTCGCCGGCCCCGCCGCCGGCGTCATCGGGTCCTGGATGGCGCTCGAGGCGCTCCGCCTCGCCGCCGGCACCGTCCCCGCCGCCCCCGAGGGCCTCCTCCATCTCGACCTGGGGACCTGGACGACGCAACGCATCCGCATCGGCCCGCAACCCGGGTGCGCCATCTGCGGCACCTCCCCCACGATCGACGCCCTTCACCTCGACGCGCAGGCCTGCCTGGCCGGCGACGGCTACCCCGGCTGA
- a CDS encoding GIY-YIG nuclease family protein, with protein sequence MPLFARWRPLATLPARRGRDAQPGVYELADDAKRTIYVGQSGRDVPNRIRQHLAAGGCVADRAAYWRTTYSATPKADEAEALAAYAERHGGLPPCNRATQVVRSADRRLAERLRSDD encoded by the coding sequence GTGCCGCTGTTCGCGCGGTGGCGGCCGCTCGCCACGCTCCCCGCCCGCCGCGGGCGCGACGCCCAACCGGGCGTGTACGAGTTGGCCGACGACGCGAAACGCACGATCTACGTCGGGCAGTCCGGGCGGGACGTTCCGAACCGCATCCGTCAGCACCTGGCGGCCGGCGGTTGCGTCGCGGACCGCGCCGCCTACTGGCGCACGACGTACAGCGCGACCCCGAAGGCGGACGAAGCGGAGGCGCTCGCGGCGTACGCCGAACGCCACGGCGGGCTGCCCCCCTGCAACCGCGCGACGCAGGTCGTGCGGAGCGCCGACCGGCGCCTCGCCGAACGCCTCCGTAGCGACGATTGA
- a CDS encoding YeeE/YedE thiosulfate transporter family protein — MTTPGPTATPHPPDCAETPAARRGLGARAALAYLAAGAAFGLVLVRSEVVAWWRIQEMFRFDAFHMYGVIGSAVLVAMVGVTLLRRSGARALDGTPIAVPPKEGGLPRTLGGGSVFGLGWALVGACPGPILALVGAGLPAFAVVLIGALLGTWTYGATRRHLPH, encoded by the coding sequence ATGACGACGCCGGGCCCCACCGCCACGCCGCACCCGCCCGACTGCGCGGAGACCCCGGCCGCGCGCCGCGGCCTCGGGGCGCGCGCGGCGCTCGCCTACCTCGCGGCCGGCGCGGCCTTCGGGCTGGTGCTGGTCCGCAGCGAGGTCGTCGCCTGGTGGCGCATCCAGGAGATGTTCCGCTTCGACGCCTTCCACATGTACGGCGTCATCGGCTCCGCCGTCCTCGTGGCGATGGTCGGCGTGACGCTCCTGCGCCGCTCCGGCGCGCGCGCCCTCGACGGGACCCCGATCGCCGTGCCCCCGAAGGAGGGCGGCCTCCCGCGCACCCTGGGGGGCGGCTCCGTCTTCGGGCTCGGGTGGGCGCTCGTCGGTGCCTGCCCCGGCCCCATCCTCGCCCTGGTCGGCGCGGGGCTCCCCGCCTTCGCCGTCGTGCTGATCGGGGCCCTGCTCGGCACCTGGACGTACGGCGCGACCCGCCGCCACCTGCCCCACTGA
- the rsmI gene encoding 16S rRNA (cytidine(1402)-2'-O)-methyltransferase: MSRLVLVPTPIGALRDVTLRALDVLGGADVVAAEDTRRSATLLREHGIATPLVRLDAHTIPTRGPGLLAEHATVAYVTDAGTPGVSDPGADLVRLALDAGHDVEALPGPSAVLPALVLSGLPVARFTFEGFLPRKGRDRGDRLARLAARPETTALYEAPGRVPGTLADLAEACGGDRPASLSRELTKRFETTLRGSLADLATATAADPPRGECVVVVGGAPEGAPGPPPGEADRYAAALRGAGVTGRTLRDALVALGVAKNDAYRAALDGEEG, from the coding sequence GTGAGCCGCCTCGTTCTCGTCCCCACGCCGATCGGGGCCCTGCGCGACGTGACGTTGCGCGCCCTCGACGTGCTCGGAGGCGCCGACGTCGTCGCGGCGGAGGACACCCGGCGCAGCGCGACGCTGCTTCGCGAGCACGGGATCGCCACCCCCCTCGTGCGGCTCGACGCCCACACGATCCCCACGCGCGGCCCCGGCCTCCTCGCCGAGCACGCGACCGTCGCCTACGTCACCGACGCCGGCACGCCCGGCGTCAGCGACCCCGGCGCGGACCTCGTCCGCCTCGCGCTGGACGCGGGGCACGACGTCGAGGCGTTGCCGGGCCCCAGCGCCGTGCTGCCCGCCCTCGTCCTGTCCGGCCTCCCGGTCGCCCGCTTCACCTTCGAGGGGTTCCTCCCCCGCAAGGGCCGAGACCGCGGAGACCGCCTCGCTCGGCTCGCCGCCCGCCCGGAGACGACGGCGCTGTACGAGGCGCCCGGGCGCGTCCCCGGCACCCTCGCCGACCTCGCCGAGGCCTGCGGCGGGGACCGCCCCGCGAGCCTCTCGCGCGAACTCACGAAACGCTTCGAGACCACCCTCCGCGGGTCGCTCGCGGACCTCGCGACCGCCACCGCCGCCGACCCGCCGCGCGGCGAGTGCGTCGTGGTGGTCGGGGGCGCACCCGAGGGGGCGCCGGGTCCGCCCCCCGGGGAGGCGGACCGCTACGCCGCGGCGCTGCGCGGCGCCGGCGTCACCGGCCGGACCCTACGCGACGCCCTGGTCGCGCTCGGGGTGGCGAAGAACGACGCGTACCGCGCCGCCCTCGACGGGGAGGAAGGCTAG
- the era gene encoding GTPase Era, with amino-acid sequence MRDGPDEGAPRPDTNDPTERPAPDAGTPEAPEGPETPTHAGFVAILGKPNVGKSTLLNTMLGVKVAPISAKPQTTRRGVRGIWTDVDARRQLVFVDTPGLHSGRTELDQFMTREIRGAVADVEVILWVVDLRRPPGDEDRAVARLLDGLDPDTPVFLVGNKLDAAKYPEEAMDLYADLGRTPARRYALSAQRDPAAVYALREDLLDLMPEGPYFFPDTIRSDQTREQWAGELIRESALTHLRQELPYGVAVEVREWVDADPEAGDPLVIQADVWVEKSQHRRIVIGHGGRMIKEIGRTARKQLETFLDEQVFLDLEVVVRPDWRMDPEALRDLGYRS; translated from the coding sequence GTGCGCGACGGACCTGACGAGGGCGCACCGCGCCCCGACACGAACGACCCCACCGAGAGACCGGCCCCCGACGCGGGGACGCCCGAGGCGCCCGAGGGCCCCGAGACCCCGACGCACGCCGGGTTCGTGGCGATCCTCGGGAAACCGAACGTCGGCAAGTCGACGTTGTTGAACACGATGCTCGGCGTGAAGGTCGCCCCGATCAGCGCGAAACCGCAAACGACGCGGCGGGGCGTGCGCGGCATCTGGACCGACGTCGACGCCCGCCGCCAACTCGTGTTCGTCGACACCCCCGGCCTGCATTCGGGGCGGACCGAGTTGGACCAGTTCATGACCCGCGAGATCCGCGGGGCGGTGGCCGACGTCGAGGTGATCCTGTGGGTCGTCGACCTGCGCCGTCCGCCCGGTGACGAGGACCGCGCCGTCGCCCGCCTCCTGGACGGACTCGATCCCGACACGCCGGTGTTCCTGGTCGGCAACAAGCTCGACGCAGCGAAGTACCCCGAGGAGGCGATGGACCTCTACGCCGACCTGGGCCGGACGCCGGCCCGTCGCTACGCGCTGTCGGCGCAACGCGACCCCGCGGCGGTGTACGCGTTGCGCGAGGACCTGCTGGACCTGATGCCGGAGGGCCCCTACTTCTTTCCCGACACGATCCGCAGCGACCAGACCCGCGAACAGTGGGCGGGGGAACTCATCCGCGAGAGCGCGCTGACGCACCTCCGGCAGGAGCTGCCGTACGGCGTGGCGGTCGAGGTGCGCGAATGGGTGGACGCCGACCCGGAGGCGGGCGACCCGCTGGTGATCCAGGCGGACGTGTGGGTGGAGAAGTCCCAGCACCGCCGGATCGTCATCGGGCACGGCGGCCGCATGATCAAGGAGATCGGGCGCACCGCTCGCAAACAGCTCGAGACCTTCCTCGACGAGCAGGTGTTCCTGGACCTCGAGGTGGTCGTGCGGCCCGACTGGCGGATGGATCCCGAGGCGCTCCGCGACCTCGGCTACCGGAGCTGA
- the mfd gene encoding transcription-repair coupling factor: MSDRTTPPPPAAPDPSARTPAPPPAPADGGRIAGLPAVARLARVARDAGPRVVLTTPERAPLFEGAAAFGAPVTTDPDLDGWGERSDLVIATFEHAVRAFPADPERYELAFAPGASFPRSDLLDRLDAFGYPRDATPGVQVHGDTVTVYLGDDPDGPQLRLGFFGDDLDEVRENGVARDRFALRPRRDAPLFEDEEDAWTSTVLEALPGPVFLDAPELVESVLDAADARALWARLAERRVTSFGRDPLDLPERERDVAPLDYYRARLEDAAADVETWLRDGFDVAVLVRFERTGRYLQERLLGHLDPAWASHVPPPDAGARPPGASGALRLVLGGRTEGGYRDDARREVVLSEDLLYGHQGARALKRLPGRSVQDASQLAVGDFLIHPDHGVGRFQGLESRSVLGVARDYLELRYAGEGKLYLPVEQLPLLRRHPGTSDEPPRLSTLGTNEWSRAKEKARVSAQALAAELIKTYAQRQVTQGTAFPEQESWRGLAEANFPYELTPDQATAVEATLADMESSIPMDRLVSGDVGFGKTEVAIRAALRAVANGRQVAMLVPTTVLAKQHFDTFAARFDGLPVEVALLSRFASDTEARATLEGLSDGTIDVVIGTHRLLNEAVRFARLGLLIIDEEHRFGVGQKERLKSLRANLDVLSLSATPIPRTLYMSLVGLRDVSQIMTPPAGRKPIRTVLQPYDPVTVRSAILHELERGGTTYYIHDRIGSMAMRAKTLQQLVPEARIGVAHGRMDPADLESVMLNFEGGAFDVLLSTTIVESGLDVEGANTLIIERADRLGLAQLYQLRGRVGRRRTEAWAYLLYPGRLKEQAQKRLYAIHELGDLGSGHRLAEKDMEIRGVGNLLGPEQHGHVSAVSLEVYTELLAEEVAKLKGEAPTHATPPVAIDLNVDARLTPTYLPDDDERIATYGRLAEATGLAEVARVAKEVREARGPFPPEVAAFFDLVKLRLIARQKGVASIAEHMTDVQVSFHEAFDELEYDPRALRELPFTAEATRYPPGFSVKKKGLEVEALPKRLQQLLQVVG; this comes from the coding sequence ATGAGCGACCGCACGACGCCCCCGCCCCCCGCGGCGCCGGACCCCTCCGCGCGCACGCCCGCCCCGCCGCCCGCCCCCGCGGACGGCGGCCGGATCGCAGGCCTTCCCGCCGTCGCGCGCCTCGCGCGCGTCGCGCGGGACGCGGGGCCGCGCGTCGTCCTGACGACGCCCGAGCGTGCGCCCCTCTTCGAGGGCGCCGCGGCGTTCGGGGCGCCGGTCACGACCGACCCCGACCTGGACGGCTGGGGGGAACGCAGCGACCTGGTGATCGCGACGTTCGAGCACGCCGTCCGGGCGTTCCCCGCCGACCCCGAACGCTACGAGCTGGCCTTCGCGCCCGGCGCGTCGTTCCCCCGCAGCGACCTGCTCGACCGGCTCGACGCCTTCGGGTACCCCCGCGACGCGACGCCCGGCGTGCAGGTGCACGGCGACACCGTGACGGTCTACCTGGGGGACGACCCCGACGGCCCGCAGCTTCGCTTGGGGTTCTTCGGGGACGACCTCGACGAGGTCCGCGAGAACGGCGTCGCCCGCGACCGCTTCGCGCTCCGCCCCCGGCGCGACGCGCCGCTCTTCGAGGACGAGGAGGACGCCTGGACGTCGACCGTCCTGGAGGCCCTGCCCGGCCCGGTCTTCCTCGACGCCCCGGAGCTCGTCGAAAGCGTCCTCGACGCGGCCGACGCGCGCGCCCTCTGGGCGCGGCTTGCGGAGCGCCGCGTCACGTCGTTCGGGCGCGATCCGTTGGACCTCCCCGAACGCGAGCGCGACGTCGCGCCGCTCGACTACTACCGCGCCCGCCTCGAGGACGCCGCGGCGGACGTCGAAACGTGGTTGCGCGACGGGTTCGACGTCGCGGTTCTGGTGCGCTTCGAACGCACCGGTCGCTACCTCCAGGAGCGCCTCCTCGGGCACCTCGATCCGGCGTGGGCGTCGCACGTCCCCCCGCCCGATGCCGGCGCGCGGCCGCCCGGCGCGTCGGGCGCGCTGCGCCTCGTGCTCGGGGGCCGGACGGAGGGCGGGTACCGCGACGACGCCCGCCGCGAGGTCGTCCTGAGCGAGGACCTGCTGTACGGCCACCAGGGGGCCCGCGCCCTCAAGCGCCTGCCGGGCCGCAGCGTGCAGGACGCCAGCCAACTCGCGGTCGGCGACTTTTTGATCCACCCCGACCACGGCGTCGGACGCTTTCAGGGGCTCGAGTCCCGGTCGGTGTTGGGCGTCGCGCGGGACTACCTCGAACTCCGTTACGCCGGGGAGGGCAAGCTCTACCTCCCCGTCGAGCAGCTCCCGCTGTTGCGGCGCCACCCCGGCACGAGCGACGAACCGCCGCGCCTCTCGACGTTGGGGACGAACGAGTGGTCGCGCGCCAAGGAGAAGGCGCGCGTCAGTGCGCAAGCGCTCGCAGCGGAACTCATCAAGACGTACGCGCAACGCCAAGTGACGCAGGGCACCGCCTTTCCCGAGCAGGAGAGCTGGCGGGGCCTGGCCGAAGCGAACTTCCCGTACGAACTCACGCCGGACCAGGCGACCGCGGTGGAGGCCACCCTCGCCGACATGGAGTCCAGCATCCCCATGGACCGCCTCGTGAGCGGCGACGTGGGGTTCGGCAAGACCGAGGTGGCGATCCGGGCGGCGCTGCGCGCCGTCGCCAACGGCCGGCAGGTCGCCATGCTGGTCCCCACGACGGTCCTCGCGAAACAGCACTTCGATACGTTCGCCGCGCGCTTCGACGGCCTCCCGGTCGAGGTGGCGTTGTTGTCGCGCTTCGCCAGCGACACGGAAGCCCGCGCGACGCTCGAGGGCCTGAGCGACGGCACGATCGACGTCGTGATCGGGACGCACCGGCTGCTGAACGAAGCGGTCCGCTTCGCGCGGTTGGGGTTGTTGATCATCGACGAGGAGCACCGCTTCGGGGTGGGGCAGAAGGAGCGCCTCAAGAGCCTCCGCGCGAACCTCGACGTGCTCTCGCTGTCCGCGACCCCCATCCCGCGGACGCTGTACATGAGTCTGGTGGGCCTGCGCGACGTCAGCCAGATCATGACGCCGCCCGCCGGCCGGAAACCGATCCGGACGGTGCTGCAGCCCTACGACCCGGTGACGGTCCGCAGCGCGATCCTGCACGAGCTCGAGCGGGGCGGGACGACGTACTACATCCACGACCGCATCGGCTCCATGGCGATGCGGGCGAAGACGTTGCAGCAGCTCGTGCCCGAAGCGCGCATCGGGGTGGCGCACGGCCGGATGGATCCCGCCGACCTCGAGTCGGTGATGCTGAACTTCGAGGGGGGCGCCTTCGACGTGCTGCTCTCGACGACGATCGTCGAGTCCGGCCTCGACGTCGAGGGGGCGAACACGTTGATCATCGAGCGCGCCGACCGCCTCGGTCTGGCGCAGCTCTACCAGTTGCGGGGGCGCGTCGGTCGCCGCCGCACCGAGGCGTGGGCGTACCTGCTGTACCCCGGGCGCCTCAAGGAGCAGGCCCAGAAACGCCTCTACGCCATCCACGAGTTGGGGGACCTCGGCTCCGGTCACCGCCTCGCGGAGAAGGACATGGAGATCCGCGGGGTCGGCAACCTCCTCGGGCCCGAGCAGCACGGGCACGTCAGTGCGGTGTCGCTGGAGGTCTACACCGAACTGCTCGCCGAGGAGGTCGCGAAACTCAAGGGCGAAGCCCCGACGCACGCGACGCCGCCCGTCGCGATCGACCTGAACGTCGACGCGCGCCTCACACCGACCTACCTGCCGGACGACGACGAACGCATCGCGACGTACGGACGCCTCGCCGAAGCCACTGGCCTGGCCGAGGTGGCGCGCGTCGCGAAGGAGGTCCGCGAGGCGCGGGGTCCGTTCCCCCCGGAGGTCGCGGCGTTCTTCGATCTCGTGAAGTTGCGCCTGATCGCGCGGCAGAAGGGCGTCGCCTCGATCGCGGAGCACATGACCGACGTGCAGGTGTCGTTCCACGAGGCGTTCGACGAACTCGAGTACGACCCGCGCGCCCTCCGCGAGCTGCCGTTCACCGCCGAAGCGACGCGCTACCCGCCGGGGTTCAGCGTCAAGAAGAAGGGCCTCGAGGTCGAGGCCCTCCCGAAACGGCTGCAGCAACTGTTGCAGGTCGTCGGCTGA
- a CDS encoding metal-sensitive transcriptional regulator translates to MPDAPTPDPATTPTTATVAIPPEEKKRILNRLKRLEGQVRGLQRMVDEDRSCTDILTLLAGVRSALDATGDAVLEHYVERCQADFASGQGDLGDLLAAVKLAR, encoded by the coding sequence ATGCCCGACGCCCCGACCCCCGACCCGGCCACCACCCCCACCACCGCGACCGTCGCGATCCCCCCCGAGGAGAAGAAGCGCATCCTCAACCGCCTCAAGCGCCTCGAGGGCCAGGTGCGGGGCCTGCAACGCATGGTCGACGAGGACCGCTCCTGCACCGACATCCTGACGCTGCTCGCCGGCGTCCGCAGCGCCCTCGACGCGACCGGGGACGCCGTCCTGGAGCACTACGTCGAGCGCTGCCAGGCGGACTTCGCGTCGGGCCAGGGGGACCTCGGGGACCTGCTGGCCGCCGTCAAGCTGGCGCGCTGA